One part of the Leucobacter triazinivorans genome encodes these proteins:
- a CDS encoding MDR family MFS transporter, which yields MTDVTTPPSAAAATAKRNILLLFSTLMIVMLLASLSQMVLSSALPTIVGEMHGVEHMTWVITAYMLASTITMPVYGKISDLVGRKPMLIAAIVLFVAGSVVGGLAQDMNSLIVGRLVQGLGGGGLMILSQAAIADVVPARERGKYMGIMGGVFAVSSVAGPLLGGWLTEGPGWRWAFWMNVPLGILAVVATIVLLRLPKLNRTERPKIDYLGMMLLAIATSTLVLVGTWGGSMYEWGSPQIIGLIIATVVVGALFVLVESRASEPVMPLSLFKDRNFNVTTIAGLLIAVAMFGAVGYLPTYFQMAVGASATAAGLLMIPMMAALLLTSIVTGAVISKTGKYKLLPIVGTAIVALGVGLLATVQVDTPVYLICIYMAVMGVGLGTSMQILTLVVQNSFPHKMVGTATAANNYFRQVGSSLGSAVVGSIFASRLTSLITEKLPSGGAGPSDGANSLTPELIKSLPEPIRNLIVESYNEALIPIFIYMVPLAVITAVLLCFVKEKPLATEINAEIMPESLAEGQLLVDENLLEESDTEAATAPPETR from the coding sequence ATGACAGACGTCACGACCCCGCCGTCGGCCGCAGCCGCGACGGCGAAACGCAACATCCTCCTGCTCTTTTCCACCTTGATGATCGTGATGCTGCTGGCATCGCTGAGCCAGATGGTGCTCTCCAGTGCCCTGCCGACGATCGTCGGCGAGATGCACGGTGTCGAGCACATGACCTGGGTGATCACCGCGTACATGCTCGCCTCCACGATCACGATGCCGGTCTACGGCAAGATCAGCGATCTCGTTGGCCGTAAGCCGATGCTGATCGCCGCGATCGTGCTGTTCGTGGCGGGCTCCGTGGTCGGCGGCCTCGCGCAGGACATGAACTCCCTGATCGTCGGACGGCTCGTGCAGGGCCTCGGCGGTGGCGGGCTCATGATCCTCTCCCAGGCTGCGATCGCCGATGTCGTGCCCGCCCGTGAGCGCGGCAAGTACATGGGCATCATGGGTGGCGTGTTCGCCGTCTCCTCGGTCGCCGGCCCGCTGCTCGGCGGCTGGCTCACCGAGGGCCCCGGCTGGCGGTGGGCGTTCTGGATGAACGTTCCCCTGGGCATCCTCGCCGTCGTCGCGACCATCGTGCTGCTGCGCCTGCCGAAGCTGAACCGCACCGAGCGGCCGAAGATCGACTACCTCGGCATGATGCTGCTCGCCATCGCCACCTCCACGCTGGTGCTGGTGGGCACCTGGGGCGGATCGATGTACGAGTGGGGGTCGCCGCAGATCATCGGCCTGATCATCGCCACCGTTGTCGTCGGCGCCCTGTTCGTGCTGGTCGAATCCCGCGCCTCCGAGCCGGTCATGCCGCTCAGCCTGTTCAAGGACCGCAACTTCAACGTGACCACGATCGCGGGGCTGCTCATCGCGGTCGCGATGTTCGGCGCCGTCGGCTACCTCCCCACCTACTTCCAGATGGCGGTCGGGGCGAGCGCGACAGCTGCGGGCCTGCTCATGATCCCGATGATGGCGGCGCTGCTGCTGACCTCCATCGTCACCGGCGCGGTGATCTCGAAGACCGGCAAGTACAAGCTGCTCCCGATCGTCGGCACCGCCATCGTCGCCCTCGGCGTCGGCCTCCTCGCGACCGTGCAGGTCGACACCCCGGTCTACCTGATCTGCATCTACATGGCCGTGATGGGCGTCGGGCTCGGCACGAGCATGCAGATCCTCACCCTCGTCGTGCAGAACTCGTTCCCGCACAAGATGGTCGGCACCGCGACCGCGGCGAACAACTACTTCCGGCAGGTCGGCAGCAGCCTCGGCTCCGCCGTGGTCGGATCGATCTTCGCCAGCCGGCTCACCTCGCTGATCACCGAGAAGCTGCCGAGCGGCGGGGCGGGCCCCTCCGACGGCGCGAACTCGCTGACGCCGGAGCTGATCAAGTCGCTGCCGGAACCGATCCGCAACCTCATCGTCGAGTCCTACAACGAGGCGCTGATCCCGATCTTCATCTACATGGTGCCCCTCGCGGTCATCACCGCCGTGTTGCTGTGCTTCGTCAAGGAGAAGCCGCTCGCGACCGAGATCAACGCCGAGATCATGCCGGAATCCCTCGCCGAAGGCCAACTGCTCGTGGACGAGAACCTCTTGGAGGAATCGGATACCGAGGCTGCGACCGCACCCCCGGAAACCCGCTGA
- a CDS encoding TetR/AcrR family transcriptional regulator: MLTTEAVPAAPEKALRVDAERRRQALLCAAASVFLTDGLDAPLEDVARAAGVGIGTLYRRFPTRDALVEAVFEAKMADYANRAEAAVIQAVEDPWAAFAGYVHDIIGMQVADPAFGAVLLRPMQGSELFSGAHARALRATRRLISRARKAGAVRQDLRETDLYLLVAATAALVAEPGPIRADAAARRMAQLFLDAVRGSSV, encoded by the coding sequence ATGCTGACGACAGAAGCGGTTCCGGCGGCGCCGGAGAAGGCGCTGCGGGTGGACGCGGAGCGCCGCCGACAGGCCCTGTTGTGCGCGGCGGCGTCGGTGTTCCTCACCGATGGGCTGGATGCGCCGTTGGAGGATGTCGCCCGTGCGGCGGGTGTGGGGATCGGGACGCTGTATCGGCGGTTCCCGACTCGCGACGCGCTGGTCGAGGCGGTCTTCGAGGCGAAGATGGCCGACTATGCGAACCGCGCCGAGGCTGCCGTCATCCAGGCGGTCGAGGATCCATGGGCGGCCTTCGCCGGATATGTGCACGACATCATCGGCATGCAGGTCGCGGACCCCGCGTTCGGTGCCGTGCTCCTGCGCCCCATGCAGGGTTCCGAGCTGTTCTCCGGCGCGCACGCGCGGGCGCTGCGCGCCACCCGGCGGCTCATCTCCCGGGCCCGCAAGGCCGGCGCTGTTCGTCAGGACCTTCGGGAGACCGACCTCTACCTGCTGGTCGCCGCGACCGCGGCGCTTGTCGCAGAGCCCGGCCCGATCCGGGCAGATGCGGCGGCGCGTCGGATGGCGCAGCTGTTCCTCGATGCTGTGAGGGGATCCTCCGTATGA
- a CDS encoding GTP pyrophosphokinase codes for MLSYQFGINEIMTKVNILRTEFEHLHDHSPIEHVSSRLKSPESILEKVQRHELPLSIETIQEQIHDIAGIRIVCSFIADVYLIAEMLAAQPDITVIETKDYIEHPKPNGYKSLHLIVQVPVFLSSSVTEARVEIQIRTIAMDFWASLEHKIDYKFDQEIPAELLNELTEAAELANNLDLKMERIHREVRALRPPNPRLRTQTDEVIHPEALLLGALFPNGREPGHGDTTDEPSR; via the coding sequence ATGCTGAGCTACCAGTTCGGCATCAACGAAATCATGACCAAGGTCAACATCCTCCGAACCGAGTTCGAGCACCTCCACGACCACAGCCCGATCGAACACGTCTCGTCCCGCCTCAAAAGCCCCGAGAGCATCCTCGAGAAAGTACAGCGCCACGAGCTGCCGCTGTCGATCGAAACCATCCAGGAGCAGATTCACGACATCGCAGGCATCCGAATCGTGTGCAGCTTCATCGCGGACGTCTACCTCATCGCCGAGATGCTCGCCGCCCAACCCGACATCACCGTCATCGAGACCAAGGACTACATCGAGCACCCGAAACCGAACGGCTACAAGAGCCTCCACCTCATCGTGCAAGTGCCGGTGTTTCTCTCCTCCTCGGTCACCGAAGCGCGTGTCGAGATCCAGATCCGCACCATCGCCATGGACTTCTGGGCCAGCCTCGAGCACAAGATCGACTACAAGTTCGACCAAGAGATCCCCGCCGAGCTCCTCAACGAACTCACCGAAGCCGCGGAGCTCGCGAACAACCTCGACCTGAAAATGGAACGCATCCACCGAGAAGTCCGCGCGCTCCGCCCCCCGAACCCACGCCTGAGGACCCAAACCGACGAAGTCATCCACCCAGAGGCGCTCCTCCTCGGAGCACTGTTCCCGAATGGCCGAGAGCCAGGGCACGGCGACACGACGGACGAGCCCTCCCGCTAG
- a CDS encoding MarR family winged helix-turn-helix transcriptional regulator, producing the protein MSSLAEPGAPEVPSAHVEAVQRLEDALSDFVAGVRGMYANAAGQVDPDLPPSAYRVLLTISRIGPVSLSTLVERFASDKGQMSRQIKELEALGLVERTVDPNDGRIRLIGMTPEGVNRMTVARRPYREQLTAVLSDRSPESIAGLTELLRTVATRGIVPPR; encoded by the coding sequence ATGTCGTCCTTGGCAGAACCTGGCGCACCCGAGGTGCCCAGCGCGCACGTCGAAGCGGTGCAGCGTCTTGAGGATGCGCTCTCGGACTTCGTGGCGGGAGTGCGCGGCATGTACGCCAATGCGGCTGGGCAGGTCGACCCTGACCTGCCTCCCTCGGCGTACAGGGTGCTGCTGACGATCTCACGGATCGGCCCGGTGAGTTTGTCGACTCTGGTCGAGAGGTTCGCCTCCGACAAAGGTCAGATGAGCCGGCAGATCAAGGAGCTGGAAGCCCTCGGCCTGGTGGAGCGCACCGTCGACCCGAACGATGGCAGGATCCGGTTGATCGGGATGACTCCCGAGGGCGTGAACCGTATGACCGTGGCTCGGCGTCCCTATCGGGAGCAGCTCACCGCAGTACTCTCGGATCGTTCGCCAGAGTCGATCGCCGGGCTCACCGAGCTGCTGCGGACGGTCGCGACACGAGGGATCGTCCCGCCCCGTTGA
- a CDS encoding TetR family transcriptional regulator, with product MNDSALSLRERQRLEVAAAIHDAAADLLLEHGWTATTVDMIAAQAGVSSRTFFNYFPSKEDAALGLRPLHVPAPASESFFDGDGDLFERAVRLTMAVIRTAVPDDGLGERRSELIRTLPELRARLKHFSTTAGELIEPILIEELTRRALIEESVQAQDIRDAATALRMLAATVVRFAFVKNPAAWSATTTESLASATALFREVIQSPS from the coding sequence GTGAATGATTCTGCTCTGAGTCTGCGTGAGCGACAGCGCCTCGAGGTCGCGGCGGCCATCCATGATGCGGCCGCCGACCTCCTCCTCGAACACGGGTGGACGGCCACCACCGTCGACATGATCGCGGCGCAGGCTGGCGTGTCCAGTAGGACGTTCTTCAACTACTTCCCGAGCAAGGAGGACGCTGCGCTCGGGTTGCGACCGCTGCACGTTCCGGCGCCGGCGAGCGAGTCGTTCTTCGACGGCGACGGAGACCTGTTCGAGCGCGCGGTGAGACTCACGATGGCGGTCATCCGCACCGCCGTTCCCGACGACGGCCTCGGGGAGCGGCGATCCGAGCTCATCCGCACCCTGCCGGAGCTGCGGGCGCGCCTCAAGCACTTCTCGACGACGGCGGGCGAACTCATCGAGCCGATCCTGATCGAGGAGCTCACCCGGCGAGCTTTGATCGAAGAATCGGTGCAGGCGCAGGACATCCGCGATGCGGCAACTGCGCTCCGCATGCTCGCGGCCACGGTCGTCCGTTTCGCTTTCGTCAAGAACCCCGCCGCTTGGTCGGCTACTACCACCGAGTCGCTGGCATCCGCCACCGCCCTATTCCGAGAGGTCATCCAGAGCCCATCATGA
- a CDS encoding MarR family winged helix-turn-helix transcriptional regulator, protein MKRDEETERKTLLAELLSLQASLESSFVPEHLEPVLSLRLTMQQLKVLMILVTHSDGSTMQALAKTVGVSLATMSGIVDRLETQGMAERSLDPNDQRVRRASASELGRQTVQRLMAARPELSSTPLGLLAIDDLRALAQGIRALVRAVESSQNTTDHTTMSD, encoded by the coding sequence GTGAAGAGAGATGAAGAGACGGAGCGCAAGACGCTCCTCGCTGAGTTGCTCAGCCTGCAGGCCAGCCTGGAATCCTCATTCGTGCCGGAGCACCTCGAGCCGGTGCTGTCGCTGCGCCTGACGATGCAGCAGCTCAAGGTGCTGATGATCCTCGTCACCCACTCCGACGGCAGCACGATGCAGGCGCTCGCCAAGACCGTGGGGGTGTCGCTGGCGACCATGTCGGGGATCGTCGATCGCCTCGAGACGCAGGGCATGGCCGAGCGCAGCCTCGACCCGAACGATCAGCGCGTGCGCCGAGCCAGCGCCTCCGAGCTGGGACGCCAGACCGTGCAGCGTCTGATGGCCGCAAGACCGGAACTCAGCAGCACCCCGCTCGGCCTGCTCGCGATCGACGACCTCCGCGCACTCGCCCAGGGCATCCGCGCCCTGGTCCGCGCCGTCGAGAGCAGCCAGAACACCACCGACCACACGACGATGAGCGACTGA
- a CDS encoding NADPH-dependent FMN reductase encodes MSGAVPHIAIVVGSARAARFADYPLAWLRERVGARDDLRLSVIDVRDVGLPSYNLPKPPALAPREYSSRQQRALGQRLDEVDGFLFLVNEYNHGYGAALKNMLDHYFAEFEHKPAAFFGYGNVGGSRAIEQLRQVVAELNMVSVRESVHIFGMQFPAVREGGPAAAEVFDALEPRLTVMTDHLLWWARALNAARSA; translated from the coding sequence ATGAGCGGCGCCGTGCCCCATATCGCGATCGTGGTGGGCAGCGCCCGCGCTGCGCGCTTCGCCGACTATCCGCTCGCGTGGCTGCGGGAGCGTGTCGGCGCTCGCGACGACCTGCGGCTGTCCGTGATCGACGTGCGTGACGTCGGCCTGCCCTCCTACAACCTGCCGAAGCCGCCGGCGCTCGCTCCGCGGGAGTATTCGAGTCGGCAGCAGCGCGCCCTCGGGCAGCGGCTCGATGAGGTCGACGGGTTCCTGTTCCTCGTCAACGAGTACAACCACGGTTACGGCGCCGCGCTGAAGAACATGCTCGACCATTACTTCGCCGAGTTCGAGCACAAGCCGGCCGCGTTCTTCGGCTACGGCAACGTGGGGGGCTCGCGGGCGATCGAGCAGCTGCGGCAGGTCGTCGCCGAGTTGAACATGGTCTCGGTGCGCGAGAGCGTCCACATCTTCGGAATGCAGTTCCCGGCCGTGCGCGAAGGCGGGCCGGCCGCCGCCGAGGTCTTCGATGCGCTGGAGCCACGACTGACGGTGATGACCGACCACCTGCTCTGGTGGGCACGCGCCCTGAACGCCGCACGGTCGGCCTGA
- a CDS encoding efflux RND transporter permease subunit, producing the protein MFRLARFSLANRTLVALITILIAGFGVFSMTQLKQELIPSLSLPQTTVVTAVPGASPEVMDEQVSVPISRAIADLDNVEQVVATSSSSMSMVSIAYTYGVDADDFRASVEQALNSISGSLPSDADPQLISGSTSDIPVIFMTASGSDEDITALSNTLTDTVVPKLESISGVRSAAVSGGAVERVVITPDQAALAANGLNPQALSQALEANGMTLPLGSVTDDGASLPVQGGTAVASLDAIKGLPLASQTQPGTVVTIGDVAKVELVTEPQTSLTRMDGEEALSISITANQDADIVAISHAVGDAIAELEDEVPGLSLTIVFDQAPFIEESIQHLAIEGLLGLLFAIVVILVFLLSLRSTIVTAISIPLSVLVTFIGLNLGGHSLNMLTLGALTIAIGRVVDDSIVVIENIKRHLSYGEEKVHAILTAVREVAGAITSSTLTTVAVFLPIALVGGMVGELFAPFALTVTIAMLSSLLVALTIVPVLSYWFLRAPKNVTDVEAVRLAAEEKEHKSWLQRGYKPILRGTQKHPIITIISSVLLLVITVSLVPLLKVDFLGNTGQNMIMVTQTFPAGSDLDTVSDGARDVEDALLDIDGVEDVMLMAGSSGGGSGDFSAMLGGGGGTATFIVNTDAKADQSALQDTVRDRLAKLDGPGEVSLADAASMGGFGGSVDVLVTGTNDEDLARAAEAVYAALEDTPNTTEVSSDLAPAQPITQITVDRTVALEHGFTEIQLLGMVGSILSPQSIGKVTIDNEEYRIFLDATPPPATIAELQDLQIPTATGMVPLTELASVKKVTVATSVTRQDGDLVATISLTPAEGELGAVTTEVQERLDGLDLPTGTTATLGGLAETQQESFQQLGLAMLIAIAIVFLLLVATFRSLAQPLILLVSIPFAATGAIVLLLITGKPLGISALIGMLMLIGIVVTNAIVLIDLVNQYRKQGQSVRDAVFNGARQRLRPILMTALATIFALIPMALGVTGSSGFISQDLAIVVIGGLISSTLLTLVLVPVLYLLFEDGRERRRAKKQQDVTTSSDLPSASGDAMHAAQA; encoded by the coding sequence TTGTTCCGACTCGCCCGCTTCAGCCTGGCCAACCGGACGTTGGTCGCGCTCATCACGATCCTGATCGCCGGTTTCGGCGTGTTCTCGATGACGCAGCTCAAACAGGAGCTGATCCCGTCGCTCTCGTTGCCGCAGACCACGGTCGTGACCGCGGTTCCGGGTGCGAGCCCTGAGGTGATGGACGAGCAGGTGAGCGTGCCGATCTCGCGGGCGATCGCCGACCTCGACAATGTGGAGCAGGTCGTGGCGACGTCGTCGTCGAGCATGTCGATGGTGTCGATCGCGTACACCTATGGCGTCGACGCCGATGATTTCCGCGCCTCGGTGGAGCAGGCCCTGAACTCGATCTCGGGCAGCCTGCCGAGCGATGCGGACCCTCAGCTCATCTCGGGGAGCACCTCTGACATCCCGGTCATCTTCATGACCGCGTCCGGCTCCGACGAGGACATCACCGCCCTGTCGAACACGCTCACGGACACGGTCGTGCCCAAGCTCGAGTCGATCTCGGGTGTGCGGTCGGCTGCGGTGTCGGGAGGAGCGGTCGAGCGGGTCGTGATCACCCCGGATCAGGCGGCTCTCGCGGCGAACGGGCTGAACCCGCAGGCGCTGAGCCAGGCGCTCGAGGCGAACGGCATGACGCTGCCGCTGGGCAGCGTCACCGACGACGGAGCGTCTCTGCCGGTCCAGGGCGGCACGGCAGTCGCATCCCTCGACGCCATCAAGGGCTTGCCGCTTGCGAGCCAGACCCAGCCCGGCACCGTCGTGACCATCGGCGACGTCGCCAAGGTCGAGCTCGTCACCGAGCCGCAGACCTCCCTCACCCGCATGGACGGTGAGGAGGCGCTGTCGATCTCGATCACTGCGAACCAGGACGCCGACATCGTCGCGATCTCCCACGCCGTCGGCGACGCCATCGCCGAGCTCGAAGACGAGGTGCCCGGCCTGTCGTTGACGATCGTGTTCGATCAGGCGCCGTTCATCGAGGAGTCGATCCAGCATCTCGCGATCGAGGGGCTGCTCGGTCTACTGTTCGCGATCGTCGTGATCCTGGTCTTCCTGCTGTCGCTGCGCTCGACGATCGTGACCGCGATCTCGATCCCGCTGTCGGTGCTGGTCACCTTCATCGGCCTGAACCTCGGCGGCCACTCGCTGAACATGCTTACCCTCGGCGCGCTGACGATCGCGATCGGCCGCGTGGTCGACGACTCGATCGTCGTCATCGAGAACATCAAACGGCATCTCTCCTACGGCGAGGAGAAGGTGCACGCCATCCTCACCGCCGTGCGCGAGGTCGCCGGCGCGATCACGTCGTCGACGCTCACCACGGTGGCGGTGTTCCTGCCGATCGCGCTCGTGGGCGGCATGGTGGGGGAGCTGTTCGCCCCGTTCGCGTTGACGGTGACGATCGCGATGCTCTCCTCGCTGCTGGTCGCGCTCACGATCGTGCCCGTGCTCTCGTACTGGTTCCTGCGTGCTCCGAAGAACGTCACGGACGTTGAGGCGGTGCGCTTGGCCGCCGAGGAGAAGGAGCACAAGAGCTGGTTGCAGCGCGGCTACAAGCCGATCCTGCGCGGCACGCAGAAGCACCCGATCATCACCATCATCTCCTCCGTGCTGCTGCTCGTCATCACGGTGTCCCTGGTCCCGCTGTTGAAGGTCGACTTCCTGGGCAACACCGGGCAGAACATGATCATGGTCACCCAGACCTTCCCCGCCGGGTCGGATCTGGACACGGTCTCCGACGGCGCCCGCGACGTGGAGGACGCCCTCCTCGACATCGACGGCGTCGAGGACGTCATGCTCATGGCCGGCTCCAGCGGCGGCGGGTCGGGCGACTTCTCCGCGATGCTCGGCGGGGGCGGCGGCACGGCCACCTTCATCGTGAACACCGACGCGAAGGCCGATCAGTCCGCGCTGCAGGACACGGTGCGCGACCGGCTCGCGAAGCTCGACGGCCCCGGCGAGGTGAGCCTCGCGGACGCCGCGTCGATGGGCGGTTTCGGCGGCTCCGTCGACGTGCTCGTCACCGGTACCAACGATGAGGATCTCGCGAGGGCGGCAGAGGCCGTGTACGCGGCGCTCGAAGACACGCCGAACACCACCGAGGTGTCGAGCGACCTGGCACCGGCGCAGCCGATCACCCAGATCACGGTCGACCGCACGGTCGCCCTCGAGCACGGCTTCACCGAGATCCAGCTGCTCGGCATGGTCGGCAGCATCCTCTCCCCGCAGAGCATCGGCAAGGTCACCATCGACAACGAGGAGTACCGCATCTTCCTCGACGCGACCCCGCCGCCCGCGACCATCGCCGAGCTCCAGGATCTGCAGATCCCCACCGCCACCGGCATGGTGCCGCTGACCGAGCTCGCATCGGTGAAGAAGGTCACCGTGGCGACCTCGGTGACCCGGCAGGACGGCGATCTCGTCGCGACGATCTCGCTCACCCCAGCCGAGGGCGAACTGGGCGCGGTCACCACCGAGGTGCAGGAGCGACTCGACGGCCTGGACCTGCCTACCGGCACGACCGCGACACTCGGCGGGCTGGCGGAAACGCAGCAGGAGTCGTTCCAGCAGCTCGGGCTCGCGATGCTGATCGCGATCGCGATCGTGTTCCTGCTGCTCGTGGCGACCTTCCGGTCGCTCGCGCAGCCGCTCATCCTGCTCGTGTCGATCCCGTTCGCCGCGACCGGCGCGATCGTGCTGCTGCTGATCACCGGCAAACCGCTGGGCATCTCGGCCCTGATCGGCATGCTGATGCTCATCGGCATCGTGGTCACGAACGCGATCGTGCTCATCGACCTCGTGAACCAGTACCGCAAGCAGGGCCAGAGCGTGCGCGACGCCGTGTTCAACGGCGCCCGCCAGCGCCTGCGCCCGATCCTGATGACCGCGCTCGCCACGATCTTCGCCCTGATCCCCATGGCGCTCGGCGTGACCGGGTCCAGCGGCTTCATCAGCCAGGACCTTGCGATCGTCGTGATCGGCGGACTCATCTCGTCGACACTGCTGACCCTGGTGCTCGTGCCCGTGCTGTATCTGCTCTTCGAGGACGGCCGGGAGCGCCGCAGGGCGAAGAAGCAGCAGGATGTCACGACGAGTTCGGACCTGCCGAGCGCCAGCGGGGACGCGATGCACGCCGCACAGGCCTAA
- a CDS encoding LLM class flavin-dependent oxidoreductase, translating into MTFELGAYSFGVAGKNLDGDVVSTAQAVRNMLEQIRLAEQVGLDFYGVGEHHTATMPVSSPASVINAAAAMTNRITLSTAVSVLSTDDPIRLYQQMATAQIVSNGRVEIIAGRGSSTDSFPLFGYELDDYDRLYADKLGLLLAIGEHERVSWESPFRPPLEDALVVPRPDQPIPIWLGTGGNPGSTVRAAKAGLPISYGILSGTPQRWGQMGALYRQAAEESGVDPSQLAISVAGHGFIAADGQAAKQTFFRHESAAYAAHGRFAALSWEDAKANYSPGGMVFAGDPSEIADRIIDLHRHLGHMRHFFQMDIGGMPHSEVLASIELLGTEVAPRVRAEIGSDGAAPSS; encoded by the coding sequence ATGACGTTCGAACTCGGCGCCTACAGCTTCGGCGTGGCGGGCAAGAACCTCGACGGCGACGTGGTGAGCACGGCCCAGGCGGTGCGGAACATGCTCGAGCAGATCCGGCTCGCCGAGCAGGTCGGGCTCGACTTCTACGGGGTCGGCGAGCATCACACCGCGACGATGCCGGTCAGCTCTCCGGCATCGGTCATCAACGCGGCCGCGGCGATGACGAACCGGATCACGCTGTCGACGGCGGTGAGCGTGCTCTCCACCGACGACCCGATCCGCCTGTATCAGCAGATGGCCACCGCGCAGATCGTCTCGAACGGCCGCGTGGAGATCATCGCCGGCCGCGGCTCCTCCACGGACTCCTTCCCGCTGTTCGGGTACGAGCTCGACGACTACGACCGGCTCTACGCCGACAAGCTCGGCCTGCTGCTCGCGATCGGCGAGCACGAGCGGGTCAGCTGGGAGTCCCCGTTCCGGCCGCCGCTAGAGGATGCGCTCGTCGTGCCCCGGCCGGATCAGCCGATCCCGATCTGGCTCGGCACAGGCGGCAACCCGGGATCGACCGTGCGGGCCGCGAAGGCGGGGCTCCCGATCTCCTACGGCATCCTCTCCGGCACCCCGCAGCGGTGGGGGCAGATGGGCGCCCTCTACCGTCAAGCCGCCGAAGAGTCCGGCGTGGATCCCTCGCAACTTGCCATCTCGGTCGCCGGGCACGGCTTCATCGCCGCCGACGGGCAGGCCGCGAAGCAGACCTTCTTCCGCCACGAGTCCGCAGCCTACGCCGCGCACGGACGCTTCGCCGCACTCTCCTGGGAGGACGCGAAGGCGAACTACTCTCCGGGCGGCATGGTGTTCGCGGGCGACCCGTCCGAGATCGCGGACCGCATCATCGACCTGCACCGCCACCTCGGCCACATGCGGCACTTCTTCCAGATGGACATCGGCGGCATGCCGCACTCCGAGGTGCTCGCCTCCATCGAACTGCTCGGCACCGAGGTTGCACCCCGCGTACGCGCCGAGATCGGCTCGGACGGGGCCGCTCCTTCGAGCTGA
- a CDS encoding LuxR C-terminal-related transcriptional regulator → MAESSHRRGRPPHPDVLTPAEWRIAHAVRHGMPNRMIARRQGVSLDAVKFHIGNILDKLGLDSRAELRSWEGIPIDSPLRTAPQEKEEAMTDAVLRSIGQVSRRVSSVEAAVAWYRDVLQLPHLYTYGDIAFFDVQGTRLFLSAIDEGAGEQGESVLYFRVDDIHAACATLTGRGLGRRGMDGVLQRSRRAHTCAHESDWTNRRSGDPLSG, encoded by the coding sequence ATGGCTGAGAGTTCACACCGTCGGGGACGTCCCCCGCATCCCGACGTGCTCACGCCGGCTGAGTGGCGGATTGCCCACGCAGTGCGCCACGGCATGCCCAATCGCATGATTGCCCGGCGCCAGGGAGTGAGCCTCGACGCCGTGAAGTTCCACATCGGCAACATTCTCGACAAGCTCGGCTTGGACAGCCGAGCGGAACTCCGATCGTGGGAGGGCATTCCGATCGACAGTCCACTCAGAACCGCACCTCAGGAAAAGGAGGAGGCCATGACCGACGCCGTACTGAGATCCATCGGGCAGGTGTCGCGCCGCGTGAGCAGCGTCGAAGCGGCCGTCGCGTGGTATCGCGACGTCCTCCAGCTCCCGCACCTCTATACCTATGGCGACATCGCGTTCTTCGACGTCCAGGGCACGAGGCTCTTCCTCAGCGCGATCGATGAGGGCGCGGGCGAGCAGGGCGAGTCCGTCCTCTACTTTCGTGTCGATGACATCCACGCCGCCTGCGCCACGCTCACCGGTCGAGGACTCGGGCGTCGAGGAATGGATGGCGTTCTTCAGCGATCCCGACGGGCACACACTTGCGCTCATGAGTCAGACTGGACCAACAGGCGATCCGGCGACCCCCTGAGCGGTTAG